A genomic region of Cannabis sativa cultivar Pink pepper isolate KNU-18-1 chromosome 1, ASM2916894v1, whole genome shotgun sequence contains the following coding sequences:
- the LOC115708177 gene encoding adenine/guanine permease AZG1 yields MDMEERKPKALTRLNTFVANSRVGKRFKLTERNSNFTTELRAGTATFLTMAYILAVNASILTDSGGPCSVSDCIPLCSDPSIPVSSCTSSNLTVIQPDSSCKFEPVNPGYAACLEVLRKDLIVATAASSLIGCLIMGIFANLPLALAPGMGINAYFAYTVVGFHGSGNVSYESALTAVFIEGLIFLLISVVGFRTKLAKLIPKPIRISSSAGIGLFLAFIGLQNNQGIGLIAYDSSTLVTIGACPPSERVSLAPVRTLVNGTVALIEGGGVSGAIMCSRGRMESATFWLAMVGFVIIAYCLIKNVKGAMIYGIVFVTAVSWFRNTSVTAFPNTVSGETAYRYFKQIVDVHPIQKTLGALSFKNMGKGHLWEALVTFLYVDILSTTGTLYSMASFAGFSDENGDFEGQYFAFMSDATSIVAGSLLGTSPVTAFIESSTGIREGGRTGLTAITAGGYFLLAFFFTPLLASIPAWAVGPPLILVGVLMMKSVKDINWEDMREAIPAFITLILTPLTYSIAYGLIGGISTYAVLNLWDWCSTLLAKFGIVKRVEENQNGSIVVGGVNGSHNHHSIEDATVKAIQV; encoded by the coding sequence ATGGACATGGAAGAGCGGAAGCCAAAGGCACTAACTCGGCTCAACACGTTCGTCGCCAACAGCCGAGTCGGAAAGCGATTCAAACTCACCGAACGAAATTCCAACTTCACCACCGAGTTAAGAGCCGGAACGGCTACTTTCCTCACCATGGCTTACATCCTAGCCGTCAACGCATCTATCCTCACCGACTCCGGGGGTCCTTGCAGCGTCTCCGACTGCATCCCTCTCTGTTCCGACCCTTCCATCCCTGTCTCAAGCTGTACAAGTTCAAATCTCACGGTTATACAACCCGACTCGTCGTGCAAGTTCGAACCGGTCAACCCGGGTTACGCCGCTTGTTTAGAGGTATTACGGAAAGATTTGATAGTGGCCACCGCGGCTTCGTCCCTGATCGGCTGCCTCATAATGGGAATCTTCGCGAATCTTCCTCTTGCTCTGGCTCCTGGAATGGGTATCAACGCTTACTTCGCTTATACCGTAGTCGGGTTTCACGGGTCGGGTAATGTCTCGTACGAGAGTGCGTTAACCGCCGTTTTCATCGAAGGCTTAATCTTCTTACTCATCTCGGTAGTTGGATTTCGTACTAAACTTGCTAAACTGATCCCGAAACCGATTCGGATAAGCTCCTCCGCCGGAATCGGACTCTTCCTGGCCTTTATCGGACTACAAAACAACCAGGGAATCGGGTTAATTGCGTACGATTCCTCGACTCTTGTCACAATCGGAGCCTGTCCTCCCTCCGAACGCGTATCGCTCGCACCCGTGCGGACGTTAGTTAACGGAACGGTAGCTCTGATCGAAGGCGGAGGTGTGTCGGGAGCGATCATGTGCAGCCGAGGACGAATGGAAAGCGCCACATTTTGGCTGGCAATGGTGGGTTTCGTTATAATTGCTTACTGCCTGATCAAAAACGTTAAGGGGGCAATGATATACGGCATCGTTTTCGTAACGGCCGTTTCGTGGTTCCGAAACACTAGCGTGACGGCGTTTCCCAACACCGTTTCGGGAGAAACGGCGTACCGTTACTTCAAACAGATTGTTGACGTTCACCCAATACAAAAAACTTTAGGGGCATTGAGTTTCAAGAACATGGGTAAAGGACATCTTTGGGAAGCTCTCGTCACGTTTCTATACGTAGATATACTATCAACTACCGGGACTCTGTATTCCATGGCGAGTTTCGCTGGTTTCTCAGACGAAAATGGCGATTTCGAAGGTCAATACTTCGCTTTCATGTCCGACGCCACGTCAATCGTGGCTGGGTCCTTACTAGGCACGTCACCCGTAACGGCGTTTATCGAATCGTCTACGGGAATAAGAGAAGGTGGGCGAACGGGACTGACGGCGATCACGGCGGGTGGTTACTTTCTGTTAGCCTTTTTTTTTACGCCGTTATTGGCTTCTATACCAGCTTGGGCAGTGGGACCACCGTTGATTTTGGTGGGTGTTTTGATGATGAAATCAGTAAAGGATATTAATTGGGAAGACATGAGAGAAGCCATCCCAGCTTTCATTACGTTGATTTTAACACCGTTGACTTACTCGATTGCTTATGGGCTGATCGGAGGAATCAGTACCTATGCTGTGTTAAATTTATGGGATTGGTGTTCTACACTATTGGCAAAATTTGGAATTGTTAAGAGAGTAGAAGAAAATCAAAATGGATCTATTGTTGTTGGTGGGGTAAATGGGTCACATAATCATCATTCTATTGAAGATGCAACAGTAAAGGCGATTCAAGTTTAA
- the LOC133037014 gene encoding uncharacterized protein LOC133037014, whose translation MSYAININEDIIGHISPSRGLRQGDPLSPFLNLVCAEGLTSLIKRDIGRGTISRLQCGRRGPVISHLLFANDCFFFLEASVASCVRFRETLHQYENASGQLVNLRKLAVCFSSSIPLDFCEYLAHILGVPLVPCHDKYLGLPCFAGKSKSGLFQSIKDKIWNKLFGWKSKIFSSGRREVLLKSVIQAIPTYAMSLFRLLVGLINEIHRMCATFWWGGDNDKKKMHWCTWPRLCWHKNDGSLGFRDMFPFNQSLLAKQAARLYNSPDSLAARSGYWSTVSRLGWGQALGSLGSSRWWKLLWQQNLPPKIKKFVWKACLNFIPAYANLSHHGLKVSTVCPICFQNNETTIHAHWLCPSLKSICSGWVLSGLDSLKDASCYYELLLGCMDTLRRQELELFITLGWRIWNRRNTFVYDHKLVSDNMVSAWAMNYLWKYQDANNVVPVSMGPAPSNASNRSASSDTDLVLGEFNFFVDAGVCVENRKIGMGALVSNRMGHVLFSSAAPCAGLLEPHVVEAKALLHGLSCCVQIGYTVITAFFDYQRGVLPVNSRAPVSMKLSKNHVAHSLAKRALDLDEAWVWWPSLSTDLAV comes from the exons ATGTCCTATGCTATTAACATCAACGAAGACATTATTGGCCATATCTCGCCTTCTCGGGGTTTGCGGCAAGGGGACCCACTTTCCCCTTTTTTGAATCTAGTGTGTGCTGAGGGCTTGACTTCTCTTATTAAGCGTGATATTGGAAGAGGGACAATCTCGAGACTTCAATGTGGCAGAAGGGGTCCGGTGATTTCACATCTCTTGTTTGCGAATgactgttttttctttttggaagCCTCGGTGGCTAGTTGTGTTCGATTTAGAGAAACTCTACATCAGTACGAAAATGCTTCGGGACAACTTGTGAACTTGCGTAAATTAGCGGTATGCTTCTCTTCTAGTATTCCTCTTGATTTTTGTGAGTATCTGGCCCACATTCTTGGGGTCCCGCTTGTTCCTTGTCATGATAAATATCTTGGGTTGCCTTGTTTTGCAGGTAAAAGTAAAAGTGGTCTGTTTCAGTCGATTAAAGATAAGATTTGGAATAAACTTTTTGGCTGGAAGTCGAAGATTTTCTCTTCTGGGAGGCGTGAAGTGTTGTTAAAATCGGTTATTCAGGCCATCCCCACTTATGCCATGAGTCTGTTTCGTTTACTAGTCGGTCTTATTAATGAGATTCATCGTATGTGTGCCACTTTCTGGTGGGGTGGGGATAATGATAAGAAAAAGATGCATTGGTGTACATGGCCTCGTCTCTGTTGGCATAAGAATGATGGGAGTTTAGGCTTCCGGGACATGTTTCCATTTAATCAGTCTCTTCTGGCTAAACAGGCTGCTCGGTTGTATAACTCTCCTGACTCCCTGGCGGCTAGG AGTGGATATTGGAGTACCGTGTCCAGGTTGGGGTGGGGCCAAGCTTTGGGCTCCTTAGGCTCCTCTCGGTGGTGGAAACTTCTTTGGCAGCAGAATCTTCCGCCTaagataaaaaaatttgtatgGAAGGCATGTCTGAATTTCATCCCGGCTTATGCCAATTTATCTCACCATGGTTTGAAGGTTTCCACTGTATGTCCAATTTGCTTTCAGAATAACGAGACTACTATTCATGCTCATTGGCTCTGCCCTTCTCTTAAGTCTATTTGTTCAGGCTGGGTTTTGAGTGGCCTCGACTCCTTGAAGGACGCTTCTTGCTATTATGAGTTGTTACTGGGGTGTATGGATACATTGCGGCGACAGGAACTTGAGCTGTTTATAACCCTTGGTTGGCGAATTTGGAATAGGCGAAATACCTTTGTGTATGATCACAAGCTCGTCTCTGACAACATGGTTAGTGCCTGGGCCATGAATTATTTATGGAAGTATCAAGATGCTAATAATGTTGTGCCAGTTTCTATGGGTCCGGCTCCTAGCAACGCGAGTAATCGATCGGCCTCATCGGATACTGATCtggttcttggtgagtttaatttttttgtggaTGCTGGGGTTTGTGTTGAGAACCGAAAAATAGGGATGGGGGCTTTGGTTTCCAATCGTATGGGGCATGTCCTATTCTCGAGTGCGGCTCCTTGCGCGGGATTGTTGGAACCTCACGTTGTTGAAGCCAAAGCTCTGCTTCATGGGCTCTCTTGCTGCGTGCAAATTGGGTATACGGTGATTACTGCTTTTTTTGATTATCAGCGAGGAGTTCTGCCTGTCAATAGTAGGGCGCCTGTCTCAATGAAATTG TCAAAGAATCATGTTGCTCATTCTTTAGCAAAACGAGCGTTAGATTTAGATGAGGCTTGGGTGTGGTGGCCGAGCTTGTCCACTGATTTAGCGGTTTAA